The window AAGGCGACGGAGGCGGCCACTGCCAACATAGAAGCATTGCGGCGGAACAAGGCAACGCTATTGTCCCAAAGAGGGCGTAAGGCGACACTGCGCCCACGGTGTTTGGGCAGGGCAGGCGCTTCCAAGGCGGTGGAGATGTTTTCGCTTTCCAATTCTTGCTGAAAGACTTGTAGTTTGCGTTTGAGCATCAGGTGGCTTTCGTGTTGTCGAAGCCTTTGTAAGAGTTGCCCATACTGAGCTACTTCTTGTGCCAAATGCGCATCCTCAGCCATTTGCTTTTCAAACTGCTGACATTGGTCGGCGGACATCTGCCCTTGGAGGTACTGCTCAATAAGTGGTAAGTTTCCCTCAGATTTCATATCGTTTACTCCGGTTTATAGTTGTCAAAGAAGAGTTTTTTTAAGCGCATCAAACATTTGTACTTTTGGTTTTTGGCGCTGTCGGTGTTGTTGTAGCCCATTGTATCGGCTATTTCTTGCATCGACATTTGCGCCACATAATACTGCTTTAGTACAGAAGCACAGGGCTCGCCCAATTGTTCAAGCGCTTGTGCCATTAGGTTAAAGTGAGCCTCTCGTTCGTCTATCCGTCCTTCGTCTTGTGTGCTGAGGGGGACAAACTCCTCCAAATCTTGGATGGGAGGGAGAAACCTGCTTTTTTGTCGTAAACGCTTGAGCCACAGCCTTCTGCTGACGGCATAGAGATAAGTTTTGATTTGGCAGTTGAGCGCAAACTGCGCGTCCTGCAAATTTTCGTAGAGTACTATGACGGCCTCCTGATACACAT of the Eisenibacter elegans DSM 3317 genome contains:
- a CDS encoding RNA polymerase sigma factor, which encodes MSKLSAPTYTETDLIEAIRQGDNKALAYVYKTHYKVIANLIFQNNGTEQEAQDVYQEAVIVLYENLQDAQFALNCQIKTYLYAVSRRLWLKRLRQKSRFLPPIQDLEEFVPLSTQDEGRIDEREAHFNLMAQALEQLGEPCASVLKQYYVAQMSMQEIADTMGYNNTDSAKNQKYKCLMRLKKLFFDNYKPE